A stretch of DNA from Chitinivibrionales bacterium:
CGTCTCGCCTCAATCGATTAATTCTCCCCATGTTGCTTTGACCTGTCTTTTTCTTGCCGGAGCGAGTTTTGGTATTGCAGCGCTTATAGAAAAGACAATACAGGTACTGCGGCCTGCGGTCCTGGTTGATCAAGTAAACTAGGCTTCAACCAGGAATGTGATAAAGAACTTTATGGAAGAATGGCTCGACCTTCCGGATCTTGTAGACAAGGCGCATGAACTCATTGAACTGAACCTTCTTGATCAGGCTCAGGAGCTTCTCGATAAGTATGAGCCGGTCTTTGGCAATGAAATCGATATAACTATATTATATTCCCGCCTCTATTCTGAAAAGGAAGAACCACAAAAAGCCCTCAACTGGCTTTACAAAGGAATAGGCATCGAAAAGGAGAATGTCGAATGCCTGCTTGGTCTTTTTTATGCTTACACTCAACTCAACCAGCCGGATAAAGCGACGCCATTTCTTCTGGAGGCTGAAAAGTATCATCCGGAAAACGAATTAGTCCTTAATGCACTGATCTGGATTTATAACGAAAAGAATGCCCCAGGTAAGGCACTGGAATATTTCAGCAAAGCCCTCACACTCGGTATCGATAATCCCGAAACATTTCAGCATGCCGGACTCTCGTATCAACGTCTGGGGCGGTATGATGAAGCAATGGAATGCTTTGAATCGGCACTCAAGATTAATTCACATTATCACGAAGTTCGTGATTTTCTTGCCGACCTTTTTATTTTGCAGGGGAAAACGGATCAAAGCGTACAGTTATACCGGGATTACCTTAAGGAATCACCCAATGACCTTCGTGCCCTTTCAAGACTCGTATTTTGCCTTTGTCAAAATGACTCATATGATGAGGCTTTAAAAGAAGCTCAGAAAACAATTCTCTATTATCCCAATTCTCCGGTCGGCTACGTCGATCTCGCCTATGTGTATTTAAATATGAGTAAGTTCGATGAGGCTCTTGCAACAACCCAAAAAGCTCTCGATGTTGCGCCACTTGATACAGAAGCACTTCGGGTTATGGCTATCATTCATTCAGAAACGGGAAAAATGACTGACGCCGACAGTATTTTTCAAAAAGCCCTCCGCATAGAAACAAATAATCCGGAAATACTGAGAGACTATTATCACCATCTGAAAATGAGTGGTAATTTTTCCAAGATGGTGAAAGTTGTCCATAAAGTTATCCGAATGGAATACCCTTATTGCATGGAAGATTTCTGGTTTCTGGCAGATTACTATCGCGAGCGGGGCAAAAGCCTCAAGGCATTTACCAGTCTCAGA
This window harbors:
- a CDS encoding tetratricopeptide repeat protein; this encodes MIKNFMEEWLDLPDLVDKAHELIELNLLDQAQELLDKYEPVFGNEIDITILYSRLYSEKEEPQKALNWLYKGIGIEKENVECLLGLFYAYTQLNQPDKATPFLLEAEKYHPENELVLNALIWIYNEKNAPGKALEYFSKALTLGIDNPETFQHAGLSYQRLGRYDEAMECFESALKINSHYHEVRDFLADLFILQGKTDQSVQLYRDYLKESPNDLRALSRLVFCLCQNDSYDEALKEAQKTILYYPNSPVGYVDLAYVYLNMSKFDEALATTQKALDVAPLDTEALRVMAIIHSETGKMTDADSIFQKALRIETNNPEILRDYYHHLKMSGNFSKMVKVVHKVIRMEYPYCMEDFWFLADYYRERGKSLKAFTSLRKAYKLMPGEIDLIPPMVDILIERKHFSYAIPFLMKYVERNGWNDVMNHLYKSKGFRNKWGQESMRLLRFYGQKPAEFRDFIFKYHMQHTLYLAVPVVLLVIVSIVLFLRLP